In Massilia antarctica, the following are encoded in one genomic region:
- a CDS encoding STAS domain-containing protein, giving the protein MSTDKSPQLALIITKFENELLEVWLSGLMTRMIRRDKNAEAELRQQATRFLPMLVQALERGATNDIESAAWDDTRHMLTEISQARVRQGFSSIETASFIFALKEPLFAYLRTALADNPIQLVEETASTSALFDRLGLFTIEVYQKAREQVILRQQQELLELSTPVVQLWDGVLALPLIGTLDSARTQVVMENLLQKIVDTGASIAIIDITGVPTVDTLVAQHLLKTIAAARLMGADCIISGIRPQIAQTIVHLGVNLEDVVTKATLADAFVVALKRTGSTITHPQNAR; this is encoded by the coding sequence ATGAGCACCGACAAAAGCCCGCAGTTAGCGTTAATTATCACGAAATTTGAAAATGAGCTGCTGGAAGTATGGCTGTCGGGACTGATGACACGCATGATCCGGCGCGACAAGAACGCCGAGGCCGAACTGCGCCAGCAGGCGACCCGTTTCCTGCCCATGCTGGTGCAGGCCCTCGAACGCGGCGCCACCAACGATATCGAAAGCGCGGCTTGGGATGACACGCGCCACATGCTGACCGAAATCTCGCAGGCGCGCGTGCGCCAGGGCTTTTCGTCGATCGAAACCGCCAGCTTCATCTTCGCGCTGAAAGAGCCGCTGTTCGCTTACCTGCGCACCGCCCTGGCCGACAATCCGATCCAGCTGGTCGAGGAAACCGCCTCCACCAGCGCGCTGTTCGACCGCCTCGGCCTGTTTACCATCGAGGTGTACCAGAAGGCGCGCGAGCAGGTCATCCTGCGCCAGCAGCAGGAATTGCTGGAGTTGTCCACGCCGGTCGTGCAGCTGTGGGACGGCGTGCTGGCCCTGCCGCTGATCGGTACCCTCGACAGCGCCCGCACCCAGGTGGTGATGGAGAACCTGCTGCAAAAAATCGTCGATACCGGCGCTTCGATCGCCATCATCGACATCACCGGCGTGCCCACCGTCGACACCCTGGTGGCCCAGCATCTGCTCAAGACCATCGCCGCCGCGCGCCTGATGGGCGCCGACTGCATCATCAGCGGCATCCGCCCGCAGATCGCCCAGACCATCGTCCATCTCGGCGTGAACCTGGAAGACGTGGTCACCAAGGCCACCCTGGCGGACGCCTTCGTGGTGGCGCTCAAGCGCACCGGTTCGACCATCACCCATCCGCAGAACGCGCGCTAG
- a CDS encoding phasin family protein, whose translation MSNLPEQFSAARKAQLEAQFDAFRHFSGKAVENTEKLIALNLRTTRASVEKSTAAFQQLLAAKDPGDLLALTAHSRESFNTILDYSRALFGIAGSVSAEAAKASALSAPAVARASANDEAHGDDGHYDEQAAGDKVEAAGSDAPAEPDTDDEPIIVSMNPIGESAPDPLPLADATPIARAIAGIGAGASQDAPAAAPLAADDAIQIDVSGIRPIDTTPPPAPHSGRPVMGKPADASGSKGARKK comes from the coding sequence ATGAGTAACCTTCCAGAACAGTTTTCCGCAGCACGCAAAGCCCAGCTCGAAGCGCAGTTCGACGCTTTCCGCCATTTTTCCGGCAAGGCGGTCGAAAATACCGAAAAGCTGATTGCCCTGAACCTGCGCACCACCCGCGCCAGTGTTGAAAAATCCACCGCCGCCTTCCAGCAGTTGCTGGCCGCCAAGGACCCGGGCGACCTGCTGGCGCTGACCGCGCACAGCCGCGAGAGCTTCAACACCATTCTCGACTACAGCCGCGCCCTGTTCGGCATCGCCGGCAGCGTGAGCGCCGAGGCCGCCAAGGCGTCGGCCCTGTCCGCGCCCGCCGTGGCGCGCGCGTCCGCCAACGATGAAGCGCACGGCGACGACGGGCACTACGACGAACAAGCCGCCGGCGACAAGGTCGAAGCCGCCGGCAGCGATGCCCCGGCCGAACCCGACACGGACGATGAGCCGATCATCGTCAGCATGAACCCCATCGGCGAATCCGCCCCCGACCCGCTGCCGCTGGCCGACGCCACCCCGATCGCGCGCGCGATCGCCGGCATCGGCGCCGGCGCCTCGCAGGACGCGCCAGCGGCCGCGCCCCTGGCCGCCGACGACGCGATCCAGATCGACGTCTCCGGCATCAGGCCGATCGACACAACGCCGCCGCCGGCTCCGCATTCGGGCAGGCCGGTCATGGGCAAACCGGCCGATGCGTCCGGATCGAAAGGCGCGCGCAAGAAATAA
- a CDS encoding amidohydrolase family protein, with the protein MDLVIRNASLPDGRLQIDIAIEGGRIAAVGPRLAVQGAREIDAGGDLVTPPFVDAHFHMDATLSYGLPRVNRSGTLLEGIALWGELKPGLTQDALVERAMQYCDWAVARGLLAIRSHVDICDDRLLAVEALLEVRRRVAPYLDLQLVAFPQDGILRSASAFENLKRAIGMGVDVVGGIPHFERTMSDGAASVRLLCEYAAAQGLRVDMHCDESDDPMSRHIETLAFETQRLGMQGRVAGSHLTSMHSMDNYYVSKLLPLIREAGVAAIANPLINITLQGRHDTYPKRRGMTRVPELIGAGVDVAFGHDCVMDPWYSLGSADMLEVAHMGLHVAQMTGQEAMHQCFLAVTEVPARILGLEGYGIAPRCHADLVLLDAASTVEAIRLRAARRMVIRRGVVVSEAPRARATLNLPGRAGATDFRLGMR; encoded by the coding sequence ATGGATCTCGTTATCCGCAACGCCAGCCTGCCCGACGGGCGCCTCCAGATTGATATCGCGATCGAGGGCGGGCGCATTGCCGCCGTCGGCCCGCGCCTGGCCGTGCAGGGCGCGCGCGAGATCGACGCCGGCGGCGACCTGGTGACGCCGCCGTTCGTCGACGCCCACTTCCACATGGATGCCACGCTCAGCTACGGCCTGCCGCGGGTGAACCGCAGCGGCACCCTGCTCGAAGGGATCGCGCTGTGGGGCGAACTGAAACCGGGCCTGACCCAGGATGCGCTGGTCGAACGCGCCATGCAGTACTGCGACTGGGCGGTCGCGCGCGGTTTGCTGGCGATCCGCTCGCACGTCGACATTTGCGACGACCGCCTGCTGGCGGTGGAAGCGCTGCTGGAAGTGCGGCGCCGGGTGGCTCCCTATCTGGACCTGCAACTGGTCGCGTTTCCGCAGGATGGGATTTTGCGCAGCGCCAGCGCTTTTGAAAACCTCAAGCGCGCCATTGGCATGGGGGTGGACGTGGTGGGCGGGATTCCCCATTTCGAGCGCACCATGAGCGACGGCGCGGCCTCGGTGCGCCTGCTGTGCGAATACGCGGCCGCGCAGGGACTGCGGGTGGACATGCACTGCGACGAATCGGACGACCCCATGTCGCGCCATATCGAAACCCTGGCCTTCGAAACCCAGCGCCTCGGCATGCAGGGCAGGGTGGCCGGCTCGCACCTGACGTCGATGCACTCGATGGACAACTACTACGTCAGCAAGCTGCTGCCGCTGATCCGCGAGGCTGGCGTGGCGGCGATTGCCAACCCGCTCATTAACATCACCCTGCAGGGGCGCCACGACACCTATCCCAAGCGGCGCGGCATGACGCGCGTGCCGGAGCTGATCGGCGCCGGCGTGGACGTCGCCTTCGGCCACGATTGCGTGATGGACCCGTGGTACAGCCTCGGCTCGGCCGACATGCTGGAAGTGGCGCATATGGGCCTGCACGTGGCGCAGATGACGGGGCAGGAGGCGATGCACCAGTGCTTCCTGGCGGTGACCGAGGTTCCGGCCCGCATCCTCGGGCTGGAAGGCTACGGCATCGCGCCGCGCTGCCACGCCGACCTGGTGCTGCTGGACGCGGCCAGCACGGTCGAAGCGATCCGCCTGCGCGCGGCGCGGCGCATGGTGATCCGGCGCGGCGTGGTGGTGAGCGAAGCGCCGCGCGCGCGCGCCACCCTGAACCTGCCGGGGCGCGCGGGCGCCACCGATTTCCGCCTCGGGATGCGCTGA
- a CDS encoding ABC transporter ATP-binding protein, whose amino-acid sequence MLELCNVVKIVGKDVRAVDGVSLALERGVVGLIGHNGAGKTTLMQMIATLTRPSSGQILFDGVDIVTRPQEIRRRLGYLPQDFGVYPNLSALEFMQYFAALKGVRDPARIRYLLELVNLHEQARRPAASFSGGMRRRLGIAQALLNDPDILIVDEPTAGLDPEERLRFRNLLGELGFAKLVIMSTHIVSDVESIAGQLATMDAGKLIACETPRTILDRARGRIWSANVGAAEYEQLRTRVNVLHAQREGDHVALRIVHGASPCEGARVAEPTLEEALMAQRHALKEAA is encoded by the coding sequence ATGCTTGAGCTGTGCAATGTGGTCAAAATAGTTGGCAAGGATGTGCGCGCGGTGGACGGCGTGAGCCTGGCGCTCGAGCGCGGCGTGGTCGGGCTGATCGGCCACAATGGGGCCGGCAAGACCACCCTGATGCAGATGATCGCCACCCTCACGCGCCCGAGCAGCGGCCAAATCCTGTTCGACGGCGTCGATATCGTCACGAGGCCGCAGGAGATCCGGCGCCGGCTCGGCTACCTGCCGCAGGATTTCGGGGTCTATCCGAACCTGTCCGCGCTCGAATTCATGCAGTATTTCGCCGCCCTCAAGGGCGTGCGCGACCCGGCCCGCATCCGCTATCTGCTCGAACTGGTCAACCTGCACGAGCAGGCCAGGCGGCCGGCGGCCTCGTTCTCGGGCGGGATGCGGCGCCGCCTCGGTATCGCCCAGGCCTTGCTGAACGACCCCGACATCCTGATCGTCGACGAGCCGACCGCCGGCCTCGATCCGGAAGAGCGCCTGCGCTTTCGCAACCTGCTCGGCGAACTCGGATTTGCCAAGCTGGTGATCATGTCGACCCACATCGTGTCCGACGTCGAGAGCATCGCCGGCCAGCTGGCCACCATGGACGCCGGCAAACTGATCGCCTGCGAAACGCCGCGCACGATCCTCGACCGGGCGCGTGGGCGCATCTGGTCGGCCAATGTCGGCGCGGCCGAATACGAACAGTTGCGCACGCGGGTCAATGTGCTGCATGCGCAGCGCGAGGGCGACCATGTGGCGCTGCGCATCGTGCACGGCGCCTCGCCCTGCGAGGGCGCGCGCGTGGCCGAACCGACCCTGGAAGAAGCGCTGATGGCGCAACGCCATGCGCTCAAGGAAGCCGCATGA
- a CDS encoding ABC transporter ATP-binding protein — MHSDTTPKPMRAQAAQAISLLRRAAHPDRRHLLWATLWLILAAGLEVIGPILGKALIDEHLLPRHLDFPRMAMLLGAMLVSGWIASWLRYLQLVRLSGLAMRSVQRLREWVFGHVLRLPMAFFDRAITGQLISRVTNDTEAVKTLYIQVLFVILDSSIVLVGTMIAMAWLDWRLMLIVLALVPAVVVIVFVYQRLSAPAVTRARALRSDINGQIAESIGGMSVLQANNAQERFGARFAATNQSHYKARLAELRANAFLLRPALDLLNVILLAVVIYSFGQRDMNAVEVGVLYAFISYIARVIEPMIQITMQFSGLQQAVVATARVSALLDEAGAPEHAPGRAAPTEHAAPNAPAVRIRDLTFGYAPGQDVLHELNLDVPQGAFFGIVGHTGSGKSTLLSLLLRYYPSRPGCIEISGQPLAAIDNERFRAEVGLVPQDPFLLAASARENIDMGRGLSQDAIETAARAAHAHDFIAALEDGYDTSLGEGGSRLSTGQKQLIAIARALAGKPRILLLDEATSHIDSATEQVVQEALNELRGRVTIIAIAHRLSTIREADRIVVLNHGRISEAGSHDELMLVDGGLYQRLYLLQQLAV; from the coding sequence ATGCACTCTGATACCACTCCCAAGCCGATGCGCGCGCAGGCCGCGCAAGCCATTAGCCTGCTGCGCCGCGCCGCCCATCCCGACCGCCGCCACCTGCTCTGGGCCACCCTGTGGCTGATCCTCGCGGCCGGCCTGGAAGTGATCGGCCCGATCCTCGGCAAGGCCCTGATCGACGAACACCTGCTGCCGCGCCACCTGGATTTTCCGCGCATGGCCATGCTTCTCGGCGCCATGCTGGTGAGCGGCTGGATCGCCAGCTGGCTGCGCTACCTGCAACTGGTGCGCCTGTCGGGCCTCGCCATGCGCTCGGTGCAGCGCCTGCGCGAATGGGTGTTCGGCCACGTGCTGCGCTTGCCGATGGCGTTTTTCGACCGCGCCATCACCGGCCAGCTGATCAGCCGCGTGACCAATGATACCGAAGCCGTCAAGACCTTGTACATCCAGGTGCTGTTCGTGATCCTCGACAGCAGCATCGTGCTGGTCGGGACCATGATCGCCATGGCCTGGCTGGACTGGCGCCTGATGCTGATCGTGCTGGCCCTGGTGCCGGCGGTGGTGGTCATCGTGTTCGTCTACCAGCGCCTGTCGGCGCCGGCGGTGACGCGCGCGCGTGCCCTGCGCAGCGACATCAACGGCCAGATCGCCGAATCGATCGGCGGCATGAGCGTGCTGCAGGCGAATAATGCGCAAGAGCGTTTCGGCGCGCGCTTCGCCGCCACCAATCAGTCGCACTACAAGGCACGCCTGGCCGAGCTGCGCGCCAACGCGTTCCTGCTGCGCCCCGCGCTCGACCTGCTCAATGTGATCCTGCTGGCGGTGGTGATCTACAGCTTCGGGCAGCGCGACATGAACGCGGTCGAAGTCGGCGTGCTGTACGCCTTCATCAGCTACATCGCGCGCGTGATCGAGCCGATGATCCAGATCACCATGCAGTTCAGCGGCCTGCAGCAGGCCGTGGTGGCCACCGCGCGTGTCTCGGCCCTGCTCGACGAAGCGGGCGCACCGGAACATGCGCCCGGGCGCGCGGCCCCCACGGAGCATGCCGCGCCCAACGCGCCGGCGGTACGCATCCGCGACCTGACGTTCGGCTATGCGCCAGGCCAGGATGTGCTGCATGAGTTGAACCTGGACGTGCCGCAGGGCGCCTTTTTCGGCATCGTCGGCCACACCGGCAGCGGAAAATCGACCCTGTTGTCGCTGCTGCTGCGCTACTACCCGTCACGCCCGGGCTGCATCGAGATCAGCGGCCAGCCGCTGGCGGCGATCGACAACGAGCGTTTCCGCGCCGAGGTGGGACTGGTGCCGCAAGACCCGTTCCTGCTGGCGGCGTCCGCGCGCGAGAACATCGACATGGGGCGCGGCCTGTCGCAGGACGCCATCGAAACGGCGGCGCGCGCGGCGCATGCCCACGACTTCATCGCCGCGCTGGAAGATGGCTACGACACCTCGCTCGGCGAAGGCGGCTCGCGCCTGTCGACCGGCCAGAAGCAGCTCATCGCGATCGCGCGCGCGCTGGCCGGCAAGCCACGCATCCTGCTGCTCGACGAAGCGACCTCGCACATCGACAGCGCCACCGAGCAGGTGGTGCAGGAAGCGCTCAACGAACTGCGCGGACGGGTGACCATCATCGCCATCGCGCACCGCCTCTCGACCATCCGCGAGGCCGACCGCATCGTGGTGCTCAATCACGGGCGCATCTCGGAAGCCGGTTCGCACGATGAATTGATGCTGGTCGACGGCGGCCTGTATCAGCGCCTGTACCTGTTGCAGCAGTTGGCTGTCTAA
- a CDS encoding methyl-accepting chemotaxis protein: MKLANLRIAVRLGALGAFFFAAFLLVGLGAWSALSSANAQSALAMQRAAKLTDAVDMARSAQVEFKIQVQEWKNILLRGTDPAQLEKYTASFRKSGESTRAELGKVNTILGELGLRTPLVDEAIKATDDLGKNYLGALQKFDGANAESYKAVDHLVKGMDREPTQKIDAIVSFIGTESRALTVAMAKEQAAVERAVTLKLLMIVLVTVAVGAVIMMWLVRSITGPLNEAVNIARTVASGDLSTLIVARGNDEIGTLLKSLKEMHDNLAEIVGKVRAGTDAIAAASSEIADGNQDLSARTEEQASSLEETASAMEELTSTVKQNGENASQASKLASDASVVAVRGGDAVAQVIHTMGSINDSSKKIVDIIGVIDGIAFQTNILALNAAVEAARAGEQGRGFAVVASEVRNLAQRSAAAAKEIKTLIGDSVDKVDIGSKLVGQAGTTMEEVVASVQRVTAIIAEIAVASGEQNVGIDQINDAIGQMDAVTQQNAALVEQAAAAAEAMKQQAASLAEAVSVFKISDRHLAAAPAVRAVRRAVPAARPATRPAAPAPRLSASKPSAGRPVPAGESDWEEF; this comes from the coding sequence ATGAAACTCGCCAACCTCCGAATTGCCGTGCGCCTCGGTGCGCTCGGCGCTTTCTTTTTTGCCGCTTTTCTACTGGTCGGCCTGGGCGCCTGGTCGGCCCTGTCCAGCGCCAACGCCCAGAGTGCGCTGGCCATGCAGCGCGCCGCCAAACTGACCGATGCGGTCGACATGGCGCGCAGTGCCCAGGTCGAATTCAAGATCCAGGTGCAGGAATGGAAGAATATCCTGCTGCGCGGCACCGATCCTGCCCAGCTGGAAAAATACACGGCCTCGTTCCGCAAGAGCGGCGAGTCCACCCGCGCCGAACTGGGCAAGGTGAATACCATCCTCGGGGAATTGGGACTGCGCACGCCGCTGGTCGACGAGGCCATCAAGGCCACCGACGACCTGGGCAAGAACTACCTGGGCGCGCTACAAAAATTCGATGGCGCCAATGCAGAGAGCTACAAAGCCGTCGATCACCTGGTCAAGGGCATGGACCGCGAGCCGACCCAGAAGATCGACGCCATTGTCAGCTTCATTGGCACCGAATCGCGCGCATTGACGGTCGCCATGGCCAAGGAGCAGGCCGCCGTCGAACGCGCCGTGACCCTCAAGCTGCTGATGATCGTGCTGGTCACGGTGGCGGTCGGGGCCGTCATCATGATGTGGCTGGTGCGCAGCATCACCGGGCCGCTCAACGAAGCGGTCAATATCGCGCGCACGGTGGCCAGCGGCGATCTGTCGACCTTGATCGTGGCGCGCGGCAACGACGAAATCGGCACCTTGCTCAAGTCGCTCAAGGAGATGCACGACAACCTGGCCGAGATCGTCGGCAAGGTGCGCGCCGGCACCGATGCGATTGCGGCGGCGTCGAGCGAAATTGCCGATGGCAACCAGGACTTGTCGGCGCGCACTGAAGAGCAGGCCAGCTCCCTTGAAGAAACCGCCTCGGCCATGGAAGAGCTGACCTCAACCGTCAAGCAGAATGGCGAGAATGCCAGTCAGGCGAGCAAGCTGGCCAGCGACGCCTCGGTGGTGGCGGTGCGCGGGGGCGACGCAGTGGCGCAAGTGATCCACACCATGGGTTCGATCAACGACTCGTCCAAGAAAATTGTCGATATCATCGGCGTGATCGATGGCATTGCCTTCCAGACCAATATTCTGGCCTTGAATGCCGCCGTGGAAGCGGCGCGGGCGGGCGAGCAGGGGCGCGGCTTTGCCGTGGTCGCCTCCGAAGTGCGCAATCTGGCGCAGCGCTCGGCGGCGGCGGCGAAGGAAATCAAGACCCTGATCGGCGACTCGGTCGACAAGGTCGACATCGGCAGCAAGCTGGTCGGACAGGCGGGCACCACGATGGAAGAAGTGGTGGCCAGCGTGCAACGGGTGACGGCGATCATTGCCGAGATTGCCGTTGCCAGCGGCGAGCAGAACGTGGGGATCGACCAGATCAACGATGCCATCGGCCAAATGGATGCCGTCACACAGCAAAACGCGGCACTGGTTGAGCAAGCGGCGGCGGCGGCGGAAGCGATGAAGCAGCAGGCGGCCAGCCTGGCCGAAGCGGTCAGTGTATTCAAAATCAGCGACCGGCACCTGGCGGCGGCGCCGGCGGTGCGCGCGGTGCGGCGGGCCGTGCCGGCCGCGCGCCCGGCAACGCGCCCGGCGGCACCGGCGCCCCGCCTGTCCGCGAGCAAGCCGTCCGCGGGGCGCCCGGTACCGGCCGGCGAAAGCGACTGGGAAGAATTCTAA
- a CDS encoding GNAT family N-acetyltransferase, whose amino-acid sequence MSQQQIQNQTEIQTQTSIRVRPAAASDMDGMWTIFDAVIEAGESYPFAPGTSRAACADYWFNPRSTSFVAVDADQRVLGMYKLVPNQMDLGAHVANASYMVSPAAQGAGVGTLLGRHSLAEARRQGYLAMQFNYVISSNRAAVALWKKLGFEIVGTLPKSFLHARLGYVDAYVMYQLLTDPAAWPAPACR is encoded by the coding sequence GTGAGCCAGCAGCAGATCCAGAATCAGACCGAGATCCAGACCCAGACCAGTATCCGGGTCCGTCCAGCCGCAGCTAGCGACATGGACGGGATGTGGACCATTTTCGACGCTGTCATCGAGGCCGGCGAATCCTATCCCTTCGCGCCTGGCACGTCCAGGGCAGCCTGCGCCGACTACTGGTTCAATCCGCGCTCGACCAGCTTCGTCGCCGTCGACGCCGACCAGCGCGTGCTGGGCATGTACAAGCTGGTACCGAACCAGATGGACCTTGGCGCGCATGTGGCCAATGCCTCGTACATGGTCAGCCCGGCGGCGCAGGGGGCCGGCGTGGGCACCCTGCTCGGCCGCCACAGCCTGGCCGAAGCGCGCCGCCAGGGCTATCTGGCGATGCAGTTCAACTACGTCATCAGCAGCAACCGGGCCGCCGTCGCGCTGTGGAAAAAGCTGGGCTTCGAGATTGTCGGCACCCTGCCCAAGTCGTTCCTCCATGCGCGCCTGGGCTATGTGGACGCCTACGTGATGTACCAGCTGCTGACCGATCCGGCCGCCTGGCCGGCGCCGGCGTGCCGATGA
- a CDS encoding GNAT family N-acetyltransferase, translated as MNILATSRLALRTVEAADAPFYLELVNDPDFIANIGDRGIRTLDEARLHIENGPVKMQEALGHAIWLVALRESGEAIGMCGLIKRDTLAEVDIGYAFLPAWRGQGYALEAAVGVLAYARATLGLARLLAIASPRNAASHALLEKLGLRFEKIVHLAPDDTGTRLYAMELCATA; from the coding sequence ATGAATATCCTCGCTACCTCGCGCCTGGCGCTGCGCACCGTGGAAGCGGCCGATGCGCCGTTCTACCTGGAGCTGGTCAACGATCCCGACTTCATCGCCAACATCGGCGACCGCGGCATCCGCACCCTGGACGAGGCGCGCCTGCACATCGAGAACGGCCCGGTGAAGATGCAGGAAGCGCTCGGGCATGCGATCTGGCTGGTGGCGCTCAGGGAGAGCGGGGAGGCGATCGGCATGTGCGGCCTGATCAAGCGCGACACCCTGGCCGAGGTCGACATCGGCTATGCCTTCCTGCCGGCCTGGCGCGGCCAAGGCTATGCGCTGGAAGCGGCCGTCGGTGTGCTCGCCTACGCGCGCGCCACGCTCGGCCTGGCGCGCCTGCTGGCGATTGCCTCGCCACGCAACGCCGCCTCGCACGCCCTGCTCGAAAAACTCGGCCTGCGCTTCGAAAAGATTGTCCACCTTGCACCGGACGATACGGGTACCCGGCTGTATGCGATGGAACTGTGTGCAACTGCCTGA
- a CDS encoding ABC transporter ATP-binding protein codes for MSLSKLVGSFVRRHWRSYISSAFMLAGVAALTVWIPRKIGALIDGLAAHSLGPHDLLRGLLQLLAMGVAIYLLRVGWRLRLFAAAYQLGVELRTRFYARLSAQGPAFYQKQRTGDLMALATNDIDAIEMAAGEAMLAGFDGSLTLVMVLGIMTLGVDWRLACIALLPFPFMAFAFWRISTHIHMAASDSLKRFSSLNDHVQEALSGVRTLRALGLEQRSAAQFSELAAHAADASLRAQKWEAAYEPAVGLTLTAASALTLGLGGYLVWHNQLTIGALTSFTMYLGQLIWPMFAAGWVLSLIERGRAALARVQPLLDTPLSVDDHGQVAELAPGALVLDHVGYTYTGQTVPALADVSCQVAPGQTLGLVGPTGSGKSTLLRVLLRQATPQTGQASWGGRALADYTLATLRAAISWVPQESFLFSATIAENIALARPDATRAQIEHAAHMAAIHDDILRFPQGYDTPVGERGITLSGGQRQRVAIARSLLADSTLLLLDDALSAVDTGTETRILEHLEELRRARPERSVIIASHRLSAVVNADFIVVLRDGRITESGTHDALLERDGWYASQWRYQQLEASLDAL; via the coding sequence ATGAGTTTATCGAAGCTCGTCGGCAGCTTTGTGCGCCGCCATTGGCGCTCCTATATATCCTCGGCCTTCATGCTGGCCGGCGTGGCCGCGCTGACGGTCTGGATTCCACGCAAAATCGGCGCCCTGATCGACGGCCTGGCCGCGCACAGCCTCGGCCCCCACGACCTGTTGCGCGGACTGCTGCAACTGCTCGCCATGGGCGTGGCCATTTACCTGCTGCGGGTCGGCTGGCGCCTGCGCCTGTTCGCTGCGGCCTACCAGCTCGGGGTCGAACTGCGCACACGCTTCTACGCGCGCCTGTCGGCCCAGGGGCCGGCCTTCTACCAGAAGCAGCGCACCGGCGACCTGATGGCGCTGGCCACCAACGATATCGACGCCATCGAAATGGCGGCCGGCGAAGCCATGCTGGCCGGTTTCGACGGCAGCCTGACCCTGGTCATGGTGCTGGGGATCATGACCTTGGGCGTCGACTGGCGCCTGGCCTGCATCGCCCTGCTGCCCTTTCCGTTCATGGCGTTCGCGTTCTGGCGCATCTCCACCCATATCCACATGGCGGCGAGCGACTCGCTCAAGCGCTTCTCCAGCCTGAACGACCATGTACAGGAAGCCCTGTCTGGCGTGCGCACCCTGCGCGCGTTGGGGCTGGAGCAGCGCAGCGCGGCGCAGTTCAGCGAACTGGCCGCGCACGCGGCCGACGCCAGCCTGCGCGCCCAGAAATGGGAAGCGGCCTACGAGCCGGCCGTGGGACTCACCCTCACCGCCGCCAGCGCGCTCACGCTCGGCCTGGGCGGCTACCTGGTATGGCACAACCAGCTGACCATCGGCGCGCTGACCAGCTTCACCATGTACCTGGGCCAGTTGATCTGGCCGATGTTCGCGGCCGGCTGGGTGCTCTCGCTGATCGAACGCGGACGCGCGGCGCTGGCGCGCGTGCAGCCCCTGCTCGACACGCCCCTGAGCGTGGACGACCATGGCCAGGTGGCCGAGCTGGCCCCGGGCGCCTTGGTGCTCGACCATGTCGGCTACACCTACACCGGGCAAACCGTGCCGGCGCTGGCGGACGTCTCGTGCCAGGTCGCGCCCGGCCAGACCCTGGGCCTGGTGGGGCCGACCGGTTCCGGCAAGTCGACCCTGCTGCGCGTGCTGCTGCGCCAGGCCACGCCGCAGACCGGCCAGGCCAGCTGGGGCGGGCGGGCGCTGGCGGACTACACCCTGGCGACCTTGCGCGCGGCGATCAGCTGGGTGCCGCAGGAATCGTTCCTGTTCTCGGCCACCATCGCCGAGAACATCGCCCTGGCGCGCCCGGACGCCACGCGCGCGCAGATCGAGCACGCAGCCCACATGGCCGCCATCCACGACGACATCCTGCGCTTCCCGCAGGGCTACGACACGCCGGTGGGCGAACGCGGCATCACCTTGTCGGGCGGCCAGCGCCAGCGCGTGGCGATTGCCCGCTCGCTGCTGGCCGACAGCACCCTGCTGCTGCTCGACGACGCCCTGTCGGCGGTCGATACCGGCACCGAAACGCGCATCCTCGAACACCTGGAAGAACTGCGGCGCGCGCGGCCCGAACGCAGCGTGATCATCGCCAGCCACCGGCTGTCGGCCGTGGTCAACGCCGACTTCATCGTGGTGCTGCGCGACGGCCGCATCACCGAGTCGGGCACCCACGACGCCCTGCTCGAACGCGACGGCTGGTACGCCAGCCAGTGGCGCTATCAACAACTGGAGGCCAGCCTCGATGCACTCTGA